In the Pseudanabaena sp. PCC 7367 genome, one interval contains:
- a CDS encoding GNAT family N-acetyltransferase, whose protein sequence is MSFANEKIIIKQLDFRPKSKNHPFDCGNSDLNEYLLRYAWSNHNKGYAKVYIAVNPTKASRNILGYYAISAAALNIDALPESLRKGQPKQVPCVKIGRLANAIAVRGKGIGRKLLFHALYQTVEISKMVGVSGVTADAKIESIGFYEKYGFLRLEDSNSFFLPIETIKQGFEKS, encoded by the coding sequence GTGAGCTTTGCAAACGAAAAAATAATCATTAAGCAGTTAGATTTTAGACCGAAATCTAAAAACCATCCCTTTGATTGCGGTAACTCAGACTTAAATGAATACTTACTTCGCTATGCTTGGAGTAATCATAACAAAGGTTATGCAAAAGTATACATAGCAGTTAATCCAACAAAGGCTTCTAGAAATATTCTTGGCTACTATGCAATCAGCGCAGCAGCATTAAATATTGATGCTTTACCTGAGTCATTAAGAAAAGGCCAGCCTAAACAAGTTCCCTGTGTGAAAATTGGTAGGCTTGCGAATGCGATCGCAGTCAGAGGTAAGGGGATAGGACGAAAGTTGTTGTTCCATGCTCTATACCAAACAGTGGAAATATCAAAAATGGTTGGGGTAAGTGGGGTAACTGCAGATGCAAAGATCGAATCGATCGGATTTTATGAAAAGTATGGATTCCTGAGACTTGAAGATTCGAACTCTTTTTTCTTGCCAATAGAAACAATTAAACAGGGCTTTGAAAAATCGTAG
- a CDS encoding type II toxin -antitoxin system TacA 1-like antitoxin yields the protein MDRKRIKSLLAQWTPSKSWSNVWPVTNHAFGFQVNSSEVFGSKEEEGICDLDFSNPEVIELSTNDAKIVYDALNNPPAPNEAFIDAAQKFKDKYGC from the coding sequence ATGGACAGAAAAAGAATCAAGAGCTTGTTAGCTCAATGGACTCCCAGTAAATCATGGTCTAATGTGTGGCCAGTTACTAATCATGCTTTTGGCTTCCAGGTTAATTCATCTGAGGTTTTTGGTAGCAAAGAGGAAGAAGGTATTTGTGATCTTGACTTTTCTAATCCTGAAGTTATCGAACTATCTACTAATGATGCAAAGATTGTTTATGATGCTTTGAATAATCCGCCCGCTCCAAATGAAGCTTTTATAGATGCAGCGCAAAAGTTTAAAGATAAATATGGCTGCTAG
- a CDS encoding metallophosphoesterase family protein, with protein sequence MGLRRRQILFIIGMAAGGIVAGAAHSLLNSSNANNADRNLDLSSDRSPEVNSSQQSTTNDPEQLSQQTNTANRKSKRGDKIAPEGLYAPERGDVRIVVISDLNSAYGATDYGDEVKKAIALAPQWQPDIVLSGGDMVAGQTILSPEEIQAMWDGFEKHVGKPIRDAGLPFGFTIGNHDASSWRSPDGGYLFALEREMASAYWQDPAHSPNLNFVDRAGFPFYYTFAHNDIFYLVWDASSDRIPDEQIAWAEQSLASDAAQAAKMRIAIGHLPLYAVAVDRDRLGEVLANADQLRALLEKYNVHTYISGHHHAYFPGYRGKLDMLHAGAIGDGPRVLLNSSLPTMKTVTVVDVFFDNNDTVYTTYNMADMSVVDHQTLPRMIVGPNGTILRQGVSWSDLSAAEQASSPHGWED encoded by the coding sequence ATGGGGCTACGCAGAAGACAAATATTGTTCATTATTGGGATGGCAGCAGGCGGCATTGTCGCTGGGGCGGCGCATAGCCTTTTAAATTCTAGCAATGCTAATAATGCCGATCGCAACTTAGACCTTAGCAGCGATCGATCGCCAGAGGTCAACTCCAGTCAGCAATCAACAACCAATGATCCAGAACAGCTTAGCCAGCAAACAAACACAGCCAATCGCAAATCTAAGCGCGGCGATAAGATTGCACCAGAAGGGTTATATGCGCCAGAACGCGGCGATGTGAGGATTGTCGTGATCAGCGATCTCAACAGTGCCTATGGTGCAACGGATTATGGTGATGAGGTCAAAAAAGCGATCGCCCTAGCCCCCCAATGGCAGCCGGATATTGTGCTTTCTGGCGGTGATATGGTAGCTGGACAAACAATCCTGTCGCCCGAAGAAATCCAGGCGATGTGGGATGGGTTTGAAAAACACGTTGGCAAACCAATACGCGATGCTGGATTGCCATTTGGATTTACGATCGGTAACCACGATGCCTCCAGTTGGCGATCGCCGGATGGTGGTTATTTATTTGCCCTGGAGCGAGAAATGGCCAGTGCCTATTGGCAAGATCCTGCCCACTCGCCTAATCTCAACTTTGTCGATCGGGCTGGATTTCCGTTCTACTATACTTTTGCCCACAATGATATTTTCTATCTGGTCTGGGATGCCTCCAGCGATCGCATTCCTGATGAGCAAATCGCCTGGGCTGAGCAGAGTCTAGCCAGTGATGCGGCACAAGCTGCCAAAATGCGGATTGCGATCGGGCATTTGCCCCTATATGCGGTGGCGGTCGATCGGGATCGACTGGGTGAGGTTTTAGCTAATGCCGATCAGTTAAGGGCGTTGCTTGAAAAATATAACGTCCATACCTACATCAGTGGTCACCATCATGCTTATTTTCCTGGCTATCGCGGCAAACTGGATATGCTCCATGCCGGGGCGATCGGCGATGGACCCAGGGTTTTGCTTAATAGTAGTCTACCGACAATGAAAACGGTCACAGTGGTGGATGTATTCTTTGACAATAACGACACAGTCTACACCACCTACAACATGGCAGATATGAGCGTGGTCGATCATCAAACCTTGCCCCGCATGATCGTCGGCCCCAATGGCACAATCCTGCGTCAGGGAGTAAGCTGGAGCGATCTTTCTGCGGCGGAGCAAGCCTCTAGCCCCCATGGTTGGGAGGATTGA